One genomic window of Futiania mangrovi includes the following:
- a CDS encoding MaoC family dehydratase — MRVIESMEELDSLVGRELGVSDWVTIDQDRINAFADATGDHQWIHVDPVRAREELPTGATIAHGYLTLSLLPLLMGQVVKHGYARMGINYGSNKVRFTSMVPVDSRVRARVTLKGIEARGPARQLTQEVTVEIEGGDRPALVAEVLTLVYP, encoded by the coding sequence ATGCGCGTGATCGAGAGCATGGAGGAGCTGGACAGCCTCGTGGGCAGGGAACTGGGCGTGTCCGACTGGGTGACCATCGACCAGGACAGGATCAACGCCTTCGCCGACGCGACGGGCGACCACCAGTGGATCCACGTGGATCCGGTGCGTGCGCGCGAGGAGTTGCCGACCGGGGCGACCATCGCGCACGGCTATCTCACGCTCTCGCTGTTGCCGCTGCTGATGGGTCAGGTAGTCAAGCACGGCTATGCGCGCATGGGCATCAACTACGGCTCCAACAAGGTGCGCTTCACCTCCATGGTGCCGGTCGACAGCCGCGTGCGCGCCCGCGTCACGCTGAAGGGGATCGAGGCGCGCGGTCCCGCCCGCCAGCTTACCCAGGAGGTGACGGTCGAGATCGAGGGCGGCGACCGCCCCGCGCTGGTGGCGGAGGTTCTGACGCTCGTCTATCCCTGA
- a CDS encoding flavin reductase family protein — protein MFYETSQPHGLARNPFKACVVPRPIGWISTVDGAGRVNLAPYSFFNAVADQPPMVMFTSNSKKEVHGPSKDTARNAVETGEFVFNIATWDLRMEMNQSSAPYDYGVSEPSETGLALAPSRLVKPPRIAASPVHFECRTWKTVELPCTSEGHENLMVIGEVIGIHIDDAVIKDGLVDVPSIRPIARLGYMDYAVIDEVFSIQRPKGGGNGA, from the coding sequence ATGTTCTACGAGACGTCTCAACCGCACGGCCTGGCGCGCAATCCGTTCAAGGCGTGCGTCGTGCCGCGCCCGATCGGCTGGATTTCGACGGTCGACGGCGCCGGCCGCGTCAACCTCGCGCCCTACAGCTTCTTCAACGCGGTCGCCGACCAGCCGCCGATGGTGATGTTCACCTCCAACAGCAAGAAGGAGGTCCACGGCCCGTCCAAGGACACCGCGCGCAACGCGGTCGAGACGGGAGAGTTCGTCTTCAACATCGCCACCTGGGATCTGCGGATGGAGATGAACCAGTCCTCCGCCCCCTACGACTACGGCGTGAGCGAGCCGTCGGAAACCGGTCTTGCGCTCGCTCCATCCCGCCTGGTGAAGCCGCCGCGCATCGCCGCCTCGCCCGTGCATTTCGAATGCCGGACCTGGAAGACGGTCGAACTGCCCTGTACCTCGGAAGGGCATGAGAACCTCATGGTCATCGGCGAGGTGATCGGCATCCACATCGACGACGCGGTCATCAAGGACGGGCTCGTCGACGTGCCCAGCATCCGTCCGATCGCGCGCCTCGGCTACATGGACTATGCCGTGATCGACGAGGTGTTCTCGATCCAGCGTCCGAAGGGCGGCGGCAACGGCGCCTGA
- the selD gene encoding selenide, water dikinase SelD, translating into MQSQAPIVRDLVLVGGGHAHVGVLRRLAMKPMPGVRITLINRDAMTPYSGMLPGYVAGHYTHDECHIDLVPLSAFAGARFVEAEATGLDPERRLVHLKDRPSIAYDLVSLNLGSAPSFQGVPGAAEHTTPVKPIAGFVQRWQRILKRAGTTGEPLKIGVVGGGAGGVELILAMAYRLRRERAKRGLDADALSFQLIQGAKTLLPTHPDGVRERLKAKLKERRIEVFRGCRVVRAEDGALIAENGAQFDLDEVLWTTQAGPAPWLEDTGLDVDKRGFVTVQATLQSTNYPNVFAAGDVAHVLEHPREKAGVFAVRQGPPLADNLARVLRGETPKPFKPQTSFLTLISTGDTYAVGAKGPLVFAGSWAWTLKDYIDRKFMRRFNELPEMEAEAPDLKGAAAGVAEALGEGMRCGGCGAKVGARVLSRTLGALRPVPRTDVLAGIGDDAAVLTVPEGCVQVQTVDHFRAFLDDPYLLGEIGALHAMSDVWAMGAAPQAIFPMVTLPPMTPEKQETTLAEIMAGVAAAAKRAGAAIAGGHTAEGAEMAIGFAVTGLAPRDRVMGKAGARPGDALIVTKPIGTGVILAANMAGKAKGRWLSAAIAAMRQSNAEAARALLKNGVHALTDVTGFGLAGHLSEMLHAGGVAADVEVEAVPLLPGAETLAGAGVRSTLLPENKRIARGIGADEALQASARYDLLFDPQTAGGLLAAVPEDRAGEAMAALEAAGAAGAAIIGRVVAARVGSPRIVLG; encoded by the coding sequence ATGCAAAGCCAAGCGCCGATCGTGAGGGACCTCGTGCTCGTGGGCGGGGGGCATGCGCATGTCGGTGTGCTGCGCCGCCTCGCCATGAAGCCGATGCCGGGCGTGCGCATCACGCTGATCAACCGCGACGCCATGACGCCCTATTCGGGGATGCTGCCGGGCTATGTCGCCGGGCACTACACCCACGACGAGTGCCACATCGACCTCGTTCCGCTGTCGGCCTTCGCGGGCGCGCGCTTCGTGGAGGCGGAGGCGACGGGCCTCGACCCCGAACGGCGGCTGGTGCACCTGAAGGACCGGCCCTCCATCGCCTACGACCTCGTGTCGCTGAACCTGGGCTCGGCACCCTCCTTCCAGGGCGTGCCGGGGGCGGCGGAACACACGACGCCGGTCAAACCCATCGCGGGCTTCGTGCAGCGCTGGCAACGCATCCTCAAGCGCGCGGGAACCACGGGGGAGCCGCTGAAGATCGGCGTCGTGGGCGGAGGCGCGGGCGGGGTCGAGCTGATCCTCGCCATGGCCTACCGGCTGCGGAGGGAGCGGGCAAAGCGCGGGCTCGACGCCGATGCGTTGAGCTTTCAGCTGATCCAGGGGGCCAAGACGCTGCTGCCGACACACCCGGACGGCGTGCGCGAGAGGCTGAAGGCGAAGCTGAAGGAACGCCGCATCGAGGTCTTTCGCGGCTGCCGCGTCGTGCGGGCCGAGGACGGCGCGCTGATCGCCGAGAACGGCGCGCAGTTCGACCTCGACGAGGTGCTGTGGACGACGCAGGCCGGCCCCGCGCCCTGGCTGGAGGATACGGGCCTCGACGTCGACAAGCGCGGCTTCGTGACCGTGCAGGCAACCTTGCAGTCCACAAACTATCCCAATGTGTTCGCGGCGGGCGACGTGGCGCACGTGCTGGAACATCCGCGCGAGAAGGCAGGCGTCTTCGCCGTGCGGCAGGGACCGCCGCTCGCCGACAACCTGGCACGCGTGCTGCGCGGAGAGACGCCGAAGCCCTTCAAGCCGCAGACGTCCTTCCTGACGCTGATCTCCACCGGCGACACATACGCGGTGGGCGCCAAGGGGCCGCTGGTCTTCGCAGGAAGCTGGGCGTGGACGCTCAAGGATTACATCGACCGGAAATTCATGCGCCGCTTCAACGAGTTGCCGGAGATGGAGGCGGAAGCGCCGGACCTGAAAGGCGCGGCTGCCGGCGTTGCGGAGGCGCTGGGCGAGGGGATGCGCTGCGGCGGCTGCGGGGCGAAGGTCGGCGCGCGGGTGCTGAGCCGGACGCTGGGGGCCTTGAGGCCCGTGCCGCGCACCGACGTGCTGGCCGGCATCGGGGACGACGCCGCGGTGCTGACCGTGCCCGAGGGCTGCGTCCAGGTGCAGACGGTCGACCATTTCCGCGCCTTCCTCGACGATCCCTATTTGTTGGGCGAGATCGGCGCGCTGCACGCCATGAGCGACGTTTGGGCGATGGGCGCCGCGCCGCAGGCAATCTTTCCCATGGTCACGCTGCCGCCGATGACGCCGGAGAAGCAGGAGACGACGCTGGCCGAGATCATGGCGGGAGTGGCGGCGGCGGCGAAGCGCGCGGGCGCGGCCATCGCGGGCGGGCACACGGCGGAAGGGGCCGAAATGGCCATCGGCTTCGCGGTCACGGGCCTTGCCCCGCGCGACCGGGTGATGGGCAAGGCAGGGGCACGGCCCGGCGACGCGCTGATCGTGACGAAGCCTATCGGGACGGGCGTGATCCTGGCCGCCAACATGGCCGGAAAGGCGAAGGGGCGCTGGCTGTCGGCCGCCATCGCGGCGATGCGGCAGAGCAATGCAGAGGCCGCGCGCGCGCTTCTGAAGAACGGGGTGCACGCGCTGACCGACGTGACGGGCTTCGGGTTGGCCGGGCATTTGAGCGAGATGCTGCACGCGGGCGGCGTGGCGGCCGACGTGGAGGTGGAGGCGGTGCCCCTGCTGCCCGGTGCCGAAACGCTGGCCGGGGCGGGCGTGCGCAGCACCCTGTTGCCGGAGAACAAGCGGATCGCGCGCGGCATCGGCGCGGACGAGGCGCTGCAGGCATCCGCACGCTACGACCTGCTGTTCGATCCGCAGACCGCGGGCGGCTTGCTGGCGGCGGTGCCCGAGGACCGGGCGGGCGAGGCGATGGCGGCGCTGGAGGCGGCGGGCGCCGCCGGTGCGGCGATCATCGGGCGGGTCGTGGCAGCGCGCGTCGGCAGCCCGCGCATCGTGCTGGGCTGA
- the mnmH gene encoding tRNA 2-selenouridine(34) synthase MnmH, whose protein sequence is MTRTPTLTDDLDTSPHDEVIDVRSPSEYAEDHIPGAISLPVLDDAERARVGTIYKQESPFAARKLGAALISRNIAAHIDAHFAEKDGGYRPLVYCWRGGQRSGSMATILAAIGWRVCVLDGGYRRYRRHVTERLYEDRPGWRFRVIGGLTGTAKTRLLHALAEAGEPVLDLEGLANHKGSLLGRHPTAPQPAQKMFESGILAALDAVEPGRTIWVESESSKVGNLTVPPAVWAAMQAAPVVEIAAPLPARVAHILDDYAYFLEMPERVAETLAPLAAMHGHETLDRWRALIATRQWPTLVEALLVEHYDPAYRRSLRREGRTFAGRIDVPDLSPATLAALAARLRDSVREPA, encoded by the coding sequence GTGACACGCACGCCGACGCTCACGGACGATCTCGACACCTCGCCCCATGACGAGGTGATCGACGTCCGCAGCCCCTCCGAATACGCCGAGGACCATATTCCCGGCGCGATTTCCCTGCCCGTGCTCGACGATGCGGAGCGGGCGCGCGTCGGCACGATCTACAAGCAGGAAAGCCCCTTTGCCGCGCGCAAGCTGGGTGCCGCCCTCATCTCCCGCAACATCGCGGCGCATATCGACGCCCATTTCGCGGAGAAGGACGGCGGCTACCGCCCCCTCGTCTATTGCTGGCGCGGCGGGCAGCGGTCGGGTTCCATGGCCACGATCCTCGCCGCCATCGGCTGGCGCGTGTGCGTGCTCGACGGCGGCTACCGCCGCTACCGCCGCCATGTGACCGAACGGCTCTACGAGGACCGCCCCGGCTGGCGCTTCCGGGTGATCGGCGGGCTGACCGGCACCGCCAAGACGCGCCTGCTGCACGCGCTTGCCGAGGCGGGAGAGCCCGTGCTCGATCTCGAAGGCCTGGCCAACCACAAGGGTTCGCTGCTCGGCCGTCACCCGACCGCACCGCAGCCCGCGCAGAAGATGTTCGAGAGCGGCATCCTCGCCGCCCTCGACGCGGTCGAACCCGGCCGCACGATCTGGGTGGAATCGGAATCGAGCAAGGTCGGCAACCTGACCGTGCCGCCTGCCGTCTGGGCCGCTATGCAGGCCGCCCCGGTAGTGGAGATCGCCGCCCCCCTCCCCGCCCGCGTCGCCCATATCCTCGACGACTATGCCTATTTCCTGGAGATGCCCGAGCGCGTGGCGGAGACGCTGGCGCCCCTCGCCGCGATGCACGGTCACGAGACGCTCGACCGCTGGCGCGCGCTCATTGCCACGCGGCAATGGCCCACCCTGGTCGAGGCGCTGCTGGTCGAGCACTACGACCCCGCCTACCGCCGCTCGCTGCGGCGCGAGGGGCGGACCTTCGCGGGCCGCATCGACGTTCCCGACCTTTCTCCCGCGACCCTTGCGGCGCTTGCCGCCCGGCTGAGGGACAGCGTGCGGGAGCCCGCCTGA
- a CDS encoding response regulator, whose protein sequence is MESQQNGELSGVRVLLVEDNPVNQIVAQENLLALGCNVDLADDGLMALDRWQSNTYDIIYMDCAMPNMDGLQATREIRRREREQGPERHTTIVALTAHFQKENRDECFEAGMDDFMTKPFTRDELKQMLTRWTS, encoded by the coding sequence ATGGAAAGTCAGCAAAACGGCGAACTCTCTGGCGTGCGTGTCCTTCTGGTAGAGGACAATCCGGTCAACCAGATCGTGGCGCAGGAAAATCTCCTGGCGCTCGGCTGCAACGTCGACCTGGCCGACGACGGCCTGATGGCACTCGACCGCTGGCAGTCGAACACCTACGACATCATCTACATGGATTGCGCGATGCCCAACATGGACGGGCTGCAGGCGACGCGCGAAATCCGCAGGCGCGAGCGCGAGCAGGGCCCGGAGCGGCACACGACGATCGTGGCGCTGACCGCCCATTTCCAGAAAGAGAACCGCGACGAGTGCTTCGAGGCGGGCATGGACGACTTCATGACCAAGCCGTTCACCCGCGACGAGCTGAAGCAGATGCTGACGCGCTGGACGAGCTGA
- a CDS encoding S9 family peptidase — MSTAPRPDATAADAYAWLRDPNWQAVMRDPAVLQADIRAFLDAENARVDAALADTADLQEALFEELKARIKEDDSSVPARDGAFYYYRRFEAGRDYALHCRTRGLDGPEEILLDENALAEGRAFCRVIAVEHSPDHRLFAYAVDFTGGEFYELHVIETATGKLLTDVIEHASGSFAWDAAGEVLFWTELDDNHRPCRVWAHRLGMEENRLVYEETDPGFFLGVGRTDSGRFVVIDAHDHETSEVRLIPADRPDASPVLVAPRVAGHRYAVEHHGDRLLILTNADGAEDFKIAEAPVDRPQQAHWGDLVPHEEGRLIQRHMVFANHLVRLEMVDALPRAVVRDLRDGREHVIAFDEDAYDLMLVPSLEFGTDELRFAYSSMTTPLSVFDYDMDARTRVRRKVQEIPSGHDSAAYVTRRIHARAPDGEEVPVSLLYRKDTPLDGTAPCLLYGYGSYGNSMEAAFNANRLSLVDRGFVYAIAHIRGGKEKGYRWYREGKLLNKKNTFTDFIAAGEALAEQGITARGRIVAHGGSAGGMLMGAVANMAPDLFLGIVADVPFVDVLNTMSDPSLPLTPPEWPEWGNPIEDAAARAYIASYSPYENVTAQDYPHILATAGLTDPRVTYWEPAKWVARLRERRTGDRLLLLRTNMEAGHAGKSGRFEYLREVALKYAFVLKVAGKA; from the coding sequence ATGTCCACCGCCCCCCGTCCCGACGCGACCGCCGCCGACGCATACGCCTGGCTGCGCGACCCGAACTGGCAGGCGGTGATGCGCGACCCCGCCGTCCTGCAAGCCGACATCCGCGCCTTTCTCGACGCCGAGAACGCCCGCGTCGACGCCGCCCTGGCCGACACTGCGGACCTTCAGGAGGCGCTCTTCGAGGAACTGAAGGCCCGGATAAAGGAAGACGACAGCTCCGTCCCCGCCCGCGACGGCGCCTTCTACTACTACCGGCGGTTCGAGGCGGGCCGCGACTACGCCCTCCACTGCCGCACACGCGGGCTCGACGGGCCGGAGGAGATCCTGCTCGACGAGAACGCGCTGGCCGAGGGGCGCGCCTTCTGCCGCGTCATCGCCGTGGAGCATTCGCCCGACCATCGCCTCTTCGCCTATGCGGTCGATTTCACGGGCGGGGAGTTCTACGAGCTTCACGTGATCGAGACGGCGACCGGCAAGCTGCTGACCGACGTGATCGAGCATGCGTCGGGCTCCTTCGCCTGGGACGCGGCGGGCGAGGTGCTGTTCTGGACCGAGCTTGACGACAACCATCGCCCTTGCCGCGTCTGGGCGCACCGGCTCGGCATGGAGGAGAACCGCCTCGTCTACGAGGAGACCGATCCCGGCTTCTTCCTGGGCGTGGGCCGCACGGATTCGGGCCGCTTCGTCGTGATCGACGCCCACGACCACGAGACGAGCGAGGTCCGCCTCATCCCCGCCGACCGGCCGGACGCGAGCCCCGTCCTCGTCGCGCCGCGCGTCGCGGGCCACCGCTACGCGGTCGAGCATCACGGCGACCGCCTGCTGATCCTCACGAACGCGGACGGGGCTGAGGATTTCAAGATCGCCGAGGCGCCCGTCGACCGGCCGCAGCAGGCGCATTGGGGCGATCTCGTCCCGCACGAGGAAGGCCGCCTGATCCAGCGCCACATGGTCTTTGCGAACCACCTCGTCCGGCTGGAGATGGTGGACGCCCTGCCGCGCGCCGTGGTGCGCGACCTGCGCGACGGGCGCGAGCACGTTATCGCGTTCGACGAGGACGCCTACGACCTCATGCTCGTCCCCTCGCTCGAGTTCGGCACGGACGAGCTGCGCTTCGCCTATTCCTCCATGACGACGCCCCTGTCGGTCTTCGACTACGACATGGACGCGCGCACCCGCGTGCGACGCAAGGTGCAGGAGATCCCGTCGGGCCACGACTCGGCGGCCTATGTCACGCGGCGCATCCACGCCCGCGCACCCGACGGGGAGGAAGTGCCCGTCTCCCTTCTCTACCGCAAGGACACGCCGCTCGACGGCACCGCGCCCTGCCTGCTCTATGGCTACGGCTCCTACGGCAATTCGATGGAGGCGGCGTTCAACGCCAACCGCCTCTCCCTCGTCGACCGCGGTTTCGTCTACGCCATCGCGCACATCCGCGGCGGCAAGGAAAAGGGCTACCGCTGGTACCGCGAGGGGAAACTTCTCAACAAGAAGAACACCTTCACCGACTTCATCGCGGCGGGCGAGGCGCTGGCCGAACAGGGCATCACCGCGCGCGGGCGCATCGTGGCGCACGGCGGCTCGGCGGGCGGGATGCTGATGGGCGCGGTCGCCAACATGGCGCCGGACCTCTTCCTCGGCATCGTGGCGGACGTGCCCTTCGTCGACGTGCTCAACACCATGTCGGACCCGTCCCTGCCGCTCACCCCGCCGGAGTGGCCGGAGTGGGGCAACCCCATCGAGGATGCGGCCGCGCGCGCCTACATCGCCTCCTACAGCCCCTATGAGAACGTGACCGCGCAGGACTATCCGCACATCCTCGCGACCGCCGGTCTCACCGACCCGCGCGTGACCTATTGGGAGCCCGCGAAATGGGTCGCCCGCCTGAGGGAGCGGAGGACCGGCGACCGTCTCCTTCTGCTCAGGACCAACATGGAGGCGGGCCACGCCGGCAAGTCGGGCCGCTTCGAATATCTCCGCGAGGTCGCGCTGAAATACGCCTTCGTCCTGAAGGTTGCCGGCAAGGCGTAA
- the msrB gene encoding peptide-methionine (R)-S-oxide reductase MsrB codes for MTDTTDAKVSRTDAEWRQLLTPDQYRITREAGTERAFTGPYWDSKEKGTYACVCCGAPLFSSETKFDSGTGWPSFYDKVSPGAIAEKEDRKLFMRRTEVLCARCDAHLGHVFPDGPAPTGLRYCINGHALKLEPAGE; via the coding sequence ATGACCGACACGACCGACGCCAAGGTCTCCCGCACGGATGCGGAGTGGCGCCAGCTGCTGACGCCCGATCAGTACCGCATCACCCGCGAGGCGGGCACCGAGCGCGCCTTTACCGGTCCCTACTGGGACAGCAAGGAGAAGGGCACCTACGCCTGCGTCTGCTGCGGCGCGCCGCTCTTCTCGTCCGAGACGAAGTTCGACTCCGGCACCGGCTGGCCGAGCTTCTATGACAAGGTTTCCCCCGGCGCGATCGCCGAAAAGGAAGACCGCAAGCTCTTCATGCGCCGGACGGAGGTGCTGTGCGCGCGCTGCGACGCGCACCTGGGCCATGTCTTTCCCGACGGACCCGCGCCGACGGGCCTGCGCTATTGCATCAACGGGCACGCGCTCAAGCTGGAGCCCGCGGGGGAGTGA
- the hrpB gene encoding ATP-dependent helicase HrpB, which produces MSRHLPVDDVLPELLAALDARTAAVLVAPPGAGKTTRVPPALLGARWAGESRILMLEPRRVAARAAARRMAAERGEEVGQTVGYRVRMDAKVGPRTRIEVVTEGVYLRMVQDDPALDGVAAVIFDEIHERTLDGDLALALTLDARAGLCPEVRVIAMSATVDGAAVADLLEDAALIEAEGRAYPVETRYLGRDPAARIEMQVADAVCKALSTERGSVLAFLPGQAEIARTARALAERGLPGDVDLATLMGTQDARAQDAAIRPAPEGRRKVVLATAVAETSLTIEGVRVVVDSGLSRVPRYEPATGLTRLETVRVSRASADQRRGRAGRTEPGVCYRLWDAAQTRALVAETRPEILEADLAPLMLDLARWGVSDPEALRWRDAPPEAAVAEARALLERLGAVNADGRLTAEGRALASLPLHPRLAHMVHAAAGEGEAGLAALIAAILSEPGLGGRDTDLRHRIEAVLRDRGTHAQGARTQADRWAKAAGGRSEGRMDVTRAGWHLARAYSDRVALARPGRAGEFLLANGRGARVEETDALAREGALAVADVTGRAEAARIRLAAPLGAQDIARLFPDRIETVDEVAWGAREGRLRTARVTRYGALRLGEAPLAKPAPEAVAHALAEAIRDAGADALPWTAETRSWRDRVMFLRAGTAGDWPDLSDDGLLATLEDWLGAELARLRRPGDLTAGAFAQALKACLDWTQGQRLEAEAPAFLETPAGGRARIDYAAEAGPTAEVRVQELYGLDRHPAVGRARIPLVLALTSPAGRPIQVTRDLPAFWAGSWADVRKDMRGRYPKHDWPEDPANAAAHRGAKRRKP; this is translated from the coding sequence ATGAGCCGCCATCTTCCCGTAGACGACGTCCTTCCCGAACTGCTGGCCGCGCTCGACGCGCGCACCGCGGCGGTGCTGGTCGCGCCTCCGGGGGCCGGCAAGACGACGCGGGTACCGCCGGCGCTGCTGGGCGCGAGGTGGGCGGGGGAGAGCCGCATCCTGATGCTCGAACCGCGGCGCGTGGCCGCGCGCGCCGCCGCCCGGCGCATGGCCGCCGAGCGGGGCGAGGAGGTGGGCCAGACCGTCGGCTACCGCGTGCGCATGGACGCGAAGGTCGGTCCGCGCACGCGCATCGAGGTGGTGACGGAGGGTGTCTATCTCCGGATGGTCCAGGACGACCCCGCGCTCGACGGCGTGGCGGCGGTGATCTTCGACGAGATCCATGAGCGCACGCTGGACGGCGACCTCGCGCTCGCGCTGACGCTCGACGCGCGCGCGGGACTCTGCCCGGAGGTGCGCGTGATCGCCATGTCGGCGACGGTCGACGGTGCAGCGGTGGCGGATCTGCTGGAGGACGCGGCCCTGATTGAGGCGGAGGGGCGGGCCTATCCGGTCGAGACGCGCTATCTGGGGCGCGATCCCGCAGCGCGTATCGAGATGCAGGTCGCGGACGCGGTGTGCAAGGCGCTCTCGACGGAACGGGGCAGCGTGCTCGCCTTCCTGCCCGGACAGGCGGAGATCGCGCGCACCGCGCGGGCGCTGGCGGAGCGGGGCCTGCCCGGGGACGTGGACCTTGCGACGCTCATGGGCACGCAGGATGCGCGCGCGCAGGACGCCGCGATCCGGCCCGCGCCAGAGGGCCGGCGCAAGGTGGTGCTGGCGACCGCGGTCGCCGAGACGAGCCTGACCATAGAGGGGGTGCGCGTGGTCGTGGACAGCGGGCTTTCGCGCGTGCCGCGCTACGAGCCCGCGACGGGCCTCACGCGCCTCGAAACCGTGCGGGTGAGCCGGGCGTCGGCGGATCAGCGCCGGGGGCGGGCGGGCCGGACGGAGCCGGGCGTGTGCTACCGCCTGTGGGACGCTGCGCAGACGCGCGCGTTGGTCGCGGAGACACGGCCGGAAATCCTCGAAGCGGATCTGGCTCCACTGATGCTCGACCTTGCGCGCTGGGGGGTGAGCGATCCGGAGGCCTTGCGCTGGCGGGACGCACCGCCCGAGGCCGCGGTTGCGGAAGCGCGGGCGCTGCTGGAACGCCTGGGCGCAGTCAACGCGGATGGGCGGCTGACGGCGGAGGGGCGCGCGCTCGCCAGCCTGCCGCTGCATCCGAGGCTTGCGCACATGGTCCATGCGGCGGCGGGCGAGGGGGAGGCGGGGCTTGCCGCGCTGATCGCCGCGATCCTGAGCGAGCCGGGCCTCGGCGGGCGCGACACCGACCTGCGGCACCGGATAGAAGCGGTGCTGCGGGACCGCGGAACCCACGCGCAAGGCGCAAGAACGCAAGCGGATCGTTGGGCGAAGGCAGCGGGCGGACGCTCCGAAGGGCGCATGGATGTGACCCGCGCGGGCTGGCACCTGGCGCGCGCCTATTCCGACCGGGTGGCGCTAGCGCGACCCGGGCGGGCGGGGGAATTCCTGCTCGCCAACGGGCGGGGCGCGCGGGTCGAGGAAACGGACGCGCTGGCGCGGGAGGGCGCGCTGGCGGTCGCGGACGTGACGGGGAGGGCGGAAGCGGCGCGGATCCGGCTCGCGGCCCCGCTTGGCGCCCAGGACATCGCGCGGCTCTTCCCCGACCGGATCGAGACGGTGGACGAGGTCGCGTGGGGCGCGCGCGAGGGGCGGCTGAGAACCGCGCGGGTCACGCGCTACGGTGCGCTGCGGCTGGGCGAGGCGCCGCTCGCCAAGCCAGCCCCGGAGGCGGTGGCGCATGCGCTGGCCGAGGCAATCAGGGACGCGGGCGCCGATGCGCTGCCCTGGACCGCGGAGACGCGAAGCTGGCGCGACCGGGTGATGTTCCTGCGCGCAGGCACGGCCGGGGACTGGCCGGATCTGTCGGACGACGGGCTGCTCGCCACGCTCGAGGACTGGCTGGGGGCGGAGCTTGCGCGGCTGCGGCGGCCGGGAGATCTGACGGCGGGCGCGTTTGCGCAGGCGCTGAAGGCCTGCCTCGACTGGACGCAGGGGCAGCGGCTGGAGGCGGAAGCGCCGGCGTTCCTGGAGACGCCCGCGGGCGGGCGGGCGCGCATCGACTACGCGGCGGAGGCGGGACCGACGGCGGAGGTGCGCGTGCAGGAGCTTTACGGCCTCGACCGCCATCCGGCGGTGGGGCGGGCGCGCATCCCGCTGGTGCTGGCGCTGACCTCGCCCGCCGGACGGCCGATCCAGGTCACGCGCGACCTGCCGGCGTTCTGGGCAGGCTCATGGGCGGATGTGCGCAAGGACATGCGCGGACGCTACCCCAAGCACGACTGGCCGGAAGACCCGGCGAACGCCGCCGCGCACCGGGGCGCGAAGCGGCGCAAGCCCTGA